In Candidatus Gracilibacteria bacterium, the sequence TCCACAAAATCCATACCAAAAATCGAAGATCTCGGCTTCATGTGGACATCGAAGCGCCAGATCGAAAAGAGTATGCGGAAAAAGAGTGGGACGATTCTTGTCACATGACCGACAGGAAGTGGTAAGACAACAACACTCTATTCCATGCTCACCACACTCAATACTTCTGAGAAAAAAATCATCACTCTCGAAGATCCGATCGAATATGAACTTCCTGGTGTTATCCAGAGTGAAGTCGATGAACGAAAAAACTATACCTATTCTACTGGACTCAAAGCCCTTATGCGTCAAGATCCTGATATCATCATGATCGGTGAAATCCGTGATCTCGAATCTGCTACGATTGCTATGCAGGCTGCCATGACGGGACATCTTGTTCTCTCGACACTTCATACAAAAAGTGCAGGTGAAACCATAGAACGTCTCATGAATATGGGAGTTCCGAATTATATCCTCGCTTCTGGACTTGATGTGATCATCGCACAGCGACTCGTACGAAGACTCTGTCCACACTGTATCGAATCCTACGAGGCAGATGCGAGTCAAGTCGATATCATCAAGTGGATGCTCAAAGATATCGGAATCGCAGGTCTCGCAGCCAAGCGAGATGCTTATACACTCCATCGTTCGAAAGGTTGTGAAGCGTGTGGAATGACCGGATATAAGTGACGCCTCGGAATCTATGAAGTGATGAATTTTTCTGATGAGATTCGTGGCCTTATCCGTTCTGGAGCAAGTCCGAGAGAAATCATCGAAACAGCACGAAAATGAGATCTCATGCTCATGCGAGAAGATGGAATACTCAAGGCAATGCAAGGAAAAACAAGTCTGGAAGAGCTCTTCAAGGTGATCGAATAACTGAAAAATATACAAAAAACACACTATTACGTGTGTTTTTCTTTGTGTTCCCTGTGGCTCCCCGAATAGGATTCGAACCTATGACCTACCGGTTAACAGCCGGTTGCTCTACCGCTGAGCTATCGGGGAGTGGAAGGAACGGGAGCATATTATGAAACTTGATACGAAAGTCAAAAATTTTTTTCACTTTTTTCTATTTCTCCCTACAATCGAGGTTCCAAGGAGAACAATAATGAAATTCAGAAAATATTTATGAATCATCTCAATATAAACATCATCGCCTATGGGAAAAAGTGAGAAATAATTCTCTGACCGATTTCGACAGTTATTAATGCGGACGAACGAATAGCAATTGTCGGGAAAAACGGTGTCGGAAAAAGTACTTTCATGAAAATTCTCACGGGAAATATCACCGAATATCAGTGAAATATCGAGAATATCGGCGGTATCACACTCGGATATCTCGAACAGATTCACTTCATGGATGAGTCTCGAAATGTACGCGAAGATCTGAAAGATGCTTTCGCAGAGATCCGTTCGCTCGAGAATGAGATCAGAAAAGAGGAAGAGAAAATGAATGAAACAGGAGAATATGAGCGCTACACGGAACTCATCGAACAATTCAAACTCCTCGGTGGATACACGTATGAGAACGAGATTGAGCGCGTTGCTCGTGGTATTGGGATTTTCCATCTCCTGGAACGTACGCTTCAGGATGTCTCTGGTGGCGAACGCACGAAGATTGCGCTTGCGAAAACACTTCTCTCGAAACCTGAATTTCTCCTGCTCG encodes:
- a CDS encoding GspE/PulE family protein, with protein sequence MPIKAKKTQAKIPEEPIIELSIKDEEQFHDLIQAEKQKHAQTNQYGNITELAEQLHALLRQQDSETCLSVITRGALGLGSSDIHYDTAESDIAVRFRIDGDLVTITTFTKGEYKLLLERLKYKSDLKLNITEVPQDGKYRITDDGEKIDVRVSTLPVRYGENAVCRILDSTKSIPKIEDLGFMWTSKRQIEKSMRKKSGTILVTGPTGSGKTTTLYSMLTTLNTSEKKIITLEDPIEYELPGVIQSEVDERKNYTYSTGLKALMRQDPDIIMIGEIRDLESATIAMQAAMTGHLVLSTLHTKSAGETIERLMNMGVPNYILASGLDVIIAQRLVRRLCPHCIESYEADASQVDIIKWMLKDIGIAGLAAKRDAYTLHRSKGCEACGMTGYKGRLGIYEVMNFSDEIRGLIRSGASPREIIETARKGDLMLMREDGILKAMQGKTSLEELFKVIE